Proteins from a genomic interval of Acidobacteriota bacterium:
- the dnaJ gene encoding molecular chaperone DnaJ — MTTRTKRDYYEVLGISRTATDVEIKSAYRKLALQYHPDRNPDKPEAEEKFKEASEAYSVLADVDKRSAYDRFGHAAVSGAGGPAGFDPTIFQDFGDIFGEIFGFADMFGGGGGGRRSRAQRGGDLREDLDLEFDEAVAGVKKMVETRRREACETCTGSGVEPGKSATACRACDGRGQVRYQQGFFSVSRTCPECRGAGQIVKDPCRVCKGEGRTVQTREFEVKIPAGVEDGTRIRYSEQGESGTNGGPPGDLYIILHVKEHPFFERDGKDLYCVVPISYAQATLGTELTVPTLDGEHKLKVPEGTQSGTRFRMRGKGVPAVNGHGKGDIFVEVRVQTPGKLTKRQRELLEELDALTQIDNKPQRRSLFSRVKDIFA; from the coding sequence CTGACGACACGGACAAAACGCGACTACTACGAAGTGCTGGGCATAAGCCGCACGGCCACGGACGTGGAGATCAAGAGCGCCTATCGCAAGCTGGCGCTGCAATACCATCCCGACCGCAATCCCGATAAACCCGAGGCGGAAGAGAAGTTCAAGGAAGCGAGCGAAGCTTACAGCGTGCTCGCGGACGTGGACAAGCGCTCGGCCTACGACCGCTTCGGCCACGCCGCGGTCTCGGGCGCGGGCGGCCCGGCCGGGTTCGATCCCACCATCTTCCAGGACTTCGGCGACATCTTCGGGGAGATATTCGGGTTTGCCGACATGTTCGGCGGCGGCGGCGGCGGACGCCGCAGCCGCGCGCAACGTGGCGGCGACCTGCGCGAGGATCTTGACCTCGAGTTCGATGAAGCCGTTGCTGGCGTGAAGAAGATGGTGGAGACCCGCCGCCGCGAGGCTTGCGAGACGTGTACCGGTTCGGGCGTGGAGCCGGGGAAGTCCGCCACCGCGTGCCGTGCCTGCGATGGACGCGGGCAAGTCCGCTATCAGCAGGGTTTTTTCTCCGTCTCACGCACCTGTCCGGAATGCCGCGGCGCCGGACAGATCGTGAAAGATCCCTGCCGGGTCTGCAAAGGCGAGGGCCGCACGGTGCAGACGCGCGAGTTCGAAGTGAAGATCCCGGCCGGCGTGGAGGATGGCACGCGCATCCGCTACTCCGAGCAGGGCGAGAGTGGGACGAACGGCGGCCCGCCCGGCGACCTCTACATCATCCTGCATGTGAAAGAGCATCCATTCTTCGAGCGTGATGGCAAGGATCTGTACTGCGTCGTCCCCATCTCTTATGCGCAAGCGACGCTGGGTACGGAGCTCACGGTGCCGACGCTCGACGGCGAACACAAGCTGAAGGTGCCCGAGGGCACGCAGAGCGGAACGCGCTTCCGCATGCGCGGCAAGGGCGTGCCGGCGGTGAATGGACACGGCAAGGGCGACATCTTCGTGGAAGTCCGGGTGCAGACGCCGGGGAAACTCACCAAGCGGCAGCGCGAGCTGCTGGAAGAGCTCGACGCGCTCACCCAGATCGACAATAAACCGCAGCGGCGTTCGCTGTTCAGCCGCGTGAAAGACATCTTTGCATAG
- the grpE gene encoding nucleotide exchange factor GrpE has product MKPNDKNVGLEHELPAAEDDGFVESQPGTPEAASSARATAPDELTRLRAERDALLDRLARQQADFENVRKRAVKEQQDFRDYAVADAVKSLLPILDSFERALAHRENTREFRSGVELIYKQLQDSLAKLGVKPLEATGHTFDPHVHEAVEMVETDRAKDNQVLDELQRGYKLKDRLLRPAMVRVARNPKK; this is encoded by the coding sequence ATGAAACCGAACGACAAGAACGTGGGCCTGGAGCACGAGCTGCCGGCAGCGGAAGACGATGGCTTCGTCGAAAGCCAGCCAGGCACACCCGAGGCCGCGAGCAGCGCCAGGGCCACCGCTCCCGACGAACTCACGCGGCTGCGTGCCGAGCGTGACGCGCTGCTAGACCGGCTGGCGCGGCAGCAAGCGGACTTTGAGAATGTGCGCAAACGCGCCGTCAAGGAGCAGCAGGATTTTCGTGACTACGCCGTCGCCGACGCGGTGAAGTCGCTGCTGCCCATCCTCGACAGTTTCGAGCGCGCGCTGGCGCATCGCGAGAACACGCGCGAGTTCCGATCGGGCGTGGAGCTGATCTACAAACAGTTGCAAGACTCGCTGGCCAAGCTGGGCGTGAAGCCGCTTGAGGCCACGGGTCACACCTTCGATCCGCATGTGCACGAGGCGGTCGAGATGGTCGAGACCGATCGCGCCAAAGACAACCAGGTGCTCGACGAACTGCAGCGCGGCTACAAGTTGAAAGACCGCCTGCTGCGTCCCGCGATGGTGCGCGTGGCACGCAATCCCAAGAAGTGA
- the hrcA gene encoding heat-inducible transcriptional repressor HrcA — translation MAANLPTVGPREREILTAIVETYIATGEPIGSATVARAHKAGLSSATIRNVMADLADAGFLEQPHTSAGRIPTPQAYRYYVEQISGKAHLSQADQGLIESSLGGVSDPQEFMERTSRVLSLVSSCVGVAVAGSGPNNALDHIHFSRLAEKKVLGVVVTKGGVVRDRVFRVERDLSQNDLDTAARYLNEGFRGWTLDNIRKELARRLEQERSEYDGVMQSVKELYQGGALGGESSRAVFVEGVSNLLVNEADRDRLRQLLRTLEEKQRVVDLLSAYVDEKQEAVRVVIGLEEAMPDMRNFVLIGAPARVGQEVMGSLAVIGPTRMDYEHTITAVSYIAQLFDKILNEPEP, via the coding sequence ATGGCAGCGAATCTACCCACGGTCGGCCCCCGCGAGCGCGAGATCCTTACCGCGATCGTGGAAACCTACATTGCGACGGGCGAGCCCATCGGCTCGGCCACGGTGGCGCGCGCCCATAAAGCAGGGTTGAGTTCGGCGACCATCCGCAACGTCATGGCCGACCTTGCCGACGCGGGCTTCCTCGAGCAGCCACACACTTCCGCGGGACGTATCCCTACACCGCAGGCGTATCGCTATTACGTGGAGCAGATCTCCGGCAAGGCACACCTTTCGCAGGCCGATCAAGGGCTGATCGAGAGCTCGCTCGGCGGAGTGAGCGATCCGCAGGAGTTCATGGAGCGGACGTCGCGCGTGCTCTCCCTGGTATCGAGCTGCGTGGGCGTGGCGGTGGCGGGCTCGGGGCCGAACAACGCGCTCGATCACATCCATTTCTCGCGCCTGGCGGAGAAGAAGGTCCTCGGCGTGGTGGTGACCAAGGGCGGCGTGGTGCGCGATCGCGTCTTCCGCGTGGAGCGTGACCTCTCGCAGAACGATCTCGACACCGCCGCGCGCTACCTCAACGAGGGTTTTCGCGGCTGGACACTGGATAACATCCGCAAAGAACTGGCGCGGCGGCTGGAGCAGGAGCGCAGCGAGTACGATGGCGTGATGCAGAGCGTGAAAGAGCTCTACCAGGGCGGCGCGCTGGGCGGAGAATCGTCGCGCGCGGTGTTCGTGGAAGGCGTGTCGAACCTGCTGGTGAACGAGGCCGACCGCGACCGCTTGCGCCAACTGCTGCGGACGCTCGAAGAAAAGCAGCGCGTGGTCGATCTGCTCTCCGCCTACGTGGATGAAAAACAGGAAGCGGTGCGCGTGGTCATCGGCCTGGAAGAAGCCATGCCCGACATGCGCAACTTCGTGCTCATCGGCGCGCCCGCGCGCGTGGGCCAGGAAGTGATGGGGTCGCTCGCCGTCATCGGCCCCACCCGCATGGACTACGAGCACACCATCACGGCGGTCTCATACATCGCGCAACTTTTCGACAAGATACTGAACGAACCGGAACCGTAA
- the cydB gene encoding cytochrome d ubiquinol oxidase subunit II, with the protein METLWFVIVALTLTAYVLLDGFDIGAGIVHLFVARTDEERRVVLRTIGPVWDGNEVCLLAAGGTLFFAFPVLYASAFSGFYLPLMIVLWLLMLRALGIEFRSHIRSAVWSAFYDAIFACASILLALFYGAALGNVLRGVPLGADGYFFLPLWTNFRPGAVPGILDWYTVIAGLVALVALLVHGSLYLAVKTAGDLNRRARTAVRYAWPVLALLTVLSLFATVAVRPQLLDNYRAHPVALLIPLIVLLALAALAYYHQEGEEQRAFAASSAYLAAMLVGAVFAVYPQVLPAIDPRYSLTISNAAAAPYGLKIGLVWWSIGIVIAIGYFAFLFRLFKGRVTEADVAEH; encoded by the coding sequence ATGGAGACGCTGTGGTTCGTGATCGTAGCCCTGACGCTGACGGCGTACGTGCTGCTCGACGGTTTCGACATCGGCGCCGGCATCGTCCACCTGTTCGTCGCGCGCACTGACGAAGAGCGGCGGGTGGTGCTGCGGACGATCGGACCGGTGTGGGATGGCAACGAAGTCTGTCTGCTGGCCGCCGGTGGCACCCTCTTCTTCGCCTTCCCCGTGCTCTACGCCTCCGCCTTCAGCGGTTTCTACCTGCCGCTGATGATCGTGCTCTGGCTGCTGATGCTGCGGGCCCTCGGCATCGAGTTCCGTTCCCACATCCGGAGCGCGGTGTGGAGCGCGTTCTACGACGCCATTTTCGCCTGCGCCAGCATCCTGCTCGCGCTCTTCTACGGGGCGGCGCTCGGCAACGTGCTGCGCGGCGTGCCACTCGGCGCCGACGGATACTTCTTCCTCCCGCTGTGGACAAACTTCCGCCCCGGCGCCGTGCCCGGCATCCTGGATTGGTACACGGTCATCGCCGGGCTGGTGGCACTCGTGGCGCTGCTCGTGCACGGATCGCTCTACCTCGCCGTGAAGACCGCCGGCGACCTCAACCGGCGCGCCCGCACCGCGGTGCGCTACGCCTGGCCGGTGCTGGCCTTGCTCACCGTGCTCAGCCTGTTCGCGACGGTCGCCGTGCGGCCGCAACTGCTCGACAACTACCGCGCGCATCCGGTCGCGCTCTTGATCCCGCTCATCGTGCTGCTGGCACTGGCGGCGCTCGCCTACTACCACCAGGAAGGGGAAGAGCAGCGCGCGTTCGCGGCCTCGTCGGCATACCTGGCCGCCATGCTGGTGGGCGCCGTGTTCGCCGTCTATCCCCAGGTGCTGCCGGCGATCGATCCCCGGTACAGCCTCACGATCAGCAACGCCGCCGCCGCGCCCTACGGGCTGAAGATCGGCCTGGTCTGGTGGTCGATCGGGATCGTGATCGCCATCGGATACTTCGCCTTCCTCTTCCGCCTGTTCAAAGGAAGGGTGACCGAAGCCGACGTCGCCGAGCATTAA
- a CDS encoding Mrp/NBP35 family ATP-binding protein produces the protein MSHSHAGAPPQRGPQPIAGVENIVAVGSGKGGVGKTTIAVNLAIALAKLGHKVGLLDADVYGPNVPLMMHTNAQPRVVGENRIEPLENYGVKLISVGFLNPGDKPLIWRGPMLHQMIRQFLQQVDWGTLDYLVVDLPPGTGDVAISLMQTVPLTGAVVVSTPSDVSLQDARKAIEMFRQVKVDILGMVENMGSFTCPHCHHEIDIFSTGGGERTAKEFGIPFLGTIALAPEIRKGGDSGSPVSLAGPEAEHAKSFYEFAERVKTRLEEVKAAAPEGVVQIQ, from the coding sequence GTGAGCCACAGTCATGCTGGCGCGCCGCCGCAACGTGGGCCGCAGCCCATCGCGGGCGTCGAGAACATCGTTGCCGTGGGCAGCGGTAAAGGCGGCGTCGGCAAAACGACCATCGCGGTGAACCTCGCCATCGCGCTGGCCAAGCTCGGCCACAAGGTCGGCCTGCTCGACGCCGACGTCTACGGGCCCAACGTCCCGCTGATGATGCACACCAACGCGCAGCCGCGCGTGGTGGGCGAGAACCGCATCGAGCCGCTGGAGAATTATGGCGTCAAGCTGATCTCCGTCGGCTTCCTGAATCCGGGCGACAAACCATTGATCTGGCGCGGTCCGATGCTGCACCAGATGATCCGCCAGTTCCTGCAGCAGGTGGATTGGGGGACGCTCGACTACCTGGTCGTGGACCTGCCACCGGGCACGGGCGACGTGGCTATCTCGCTGATGCAGACGGTGCCGCTCACCGGCGCGGTCGTCGTGTCGACACCGTCCGACGTCTCGCTGCAAGACGCCCGCAAAGCCATCGAGATGTTTCGCCAGGTGAAGGTGGATATCCTCGGCATGGTCGAGAACATGGGCTCGTTCACCTGCCCGCATTGCCACCACGAGATCGACATCTTTTCGACGGGTGGCGGCGAGCGGACGGCGAAAGAGTTCGGCATCCCGTTCCTCGGCACCATCGCGCTCGCTCCGGAGATCCGCAAAGGTGGCGACTCGGGCTCTCCCGTCTCGCTCGCCGGCCCGGAAGCCGAGCACGCGAAGTCTTTCTACGAGTTTGCCGAGCGCGTGAAGACGCGGCTCGAAGAGGTGAAGGCCGCCGCGCCCGAGGGCGTGGTCCAGATCCAGTGA
- a CDS encoding 16S rRNA (uracil(1498)-N(3))-methyltransferase yields MTRRRWIADEVQAEDNKAALTGENAAHLARVLRAQVGQEFDVSTGETVRRGKIVAVSEQRVEFELGEEVAAAPEMQIELLLAVFKFDRMEWAIEKATELGVARILPVIAQRTEKHLAQSSAKRSDRWRRIAHEAAQQSRRVSPPEIAEPLELKDALAQSSAAGIVLAEGEEGKSLKQALAAAPRPVRLAVGPEGGWLAEELALFQKHGWQAASLGATILRAETAAIAALAITAAELA; encoded by the coding sequence ATGACGCGCCGCCGCTGGATCGCCGACGAAGTCCAAGCCGAAGACAACAAGGCTGCACTCACCGGTGAGAACGCCGCGCACCTCGCTCGCGTTCTGCGCGCGCAGGTCGGACAGGAGTTCGATGTCTCGACCGGTGAGACGGTGCGGCGCGGGAAGATCGTCGCCGTCTCGGAACAGCGCGTCGAGTTCGAGTTGGGCGAGGAGGTCGCGGCTGCCCCGGAGATGCAGATCGAGTTGCTGCTCGCCGTCTTCAAGTTCGATCGCATGGAGTGGGCCATCGAGAAAGCCACCGAACTGGGTGTGGCGAGGATCTTACCGGTGATCGCGCAGCGGACGGAGAAGCACCTGGCGCAGTCGTCAGCGAAGCGATCAGACCGTTGGCGCAGGATCGCTCACGAGGCGGCGCAGCAATCGCGCCGCGTCTCGCCGCCGGAGATCGCCGAGCCGCTGGAACTAAAGGATGCGCTTGCGCAGTCGTCCGCAGCCGGGATCGTGCTGGCGGAGGGCGAGGAAGGAAAGTCGCTGAAACAGGCGCTGGCCGCCGCGCCGCGACCGGTGCGGCTCGCCGTTGGACCCGAAGGTGGCTGGCTGGCGGAAGAACTCGCGCTCTTCCAGAAACACGGTTGGCAGGCGGCGTCGCTGGGTGCGACCATCCTGCGAGCGGAAACGGCAGCCA